In Fundulus heteroclitus isolate FHET01 chromosome 18, MU-UCD_Fhet_4.1, whole genome shotgun sequence, a single genomic region encodes these proteins:
- the tmprss4a gene encoding transmembrane protease serine 4a isoform X3, with protein sequence MPLNPGQPVPRPGQRRKPMTDAKPQNDKASKARKILFGILIVVLIVGILVVAGIFIAKLIESKYYFCKNSVKFIPLDKACDGEIDCSGGEDERHCLSSFTANTTFPVRLISDQRVLQVYSPDSGWRTVCNDDWSEKHTQTACTQLGYTNSPTSIKVEVGALPSPLKTGPFAAVRTGSASTPVHQASIDRSVCRTGSVVSLMCSDCGDVESKDRIVGGVDDFIENWPWQVSLQEQDSHVCGGSLVSPRWVVTAAHCFPNNKRIPSRWRVMSGETHMTTLGGSSVDRIIIHGQYDSSFNYDVAMMRLRSPITVGDKRKPACLPPKDLSLPNKAPVVVTGWGLLKENGKAATTLQKVNIEIIDRSTCSSPAVYGSSITQRMICAGNLKGGVDACQGDSGGPLVYFSSSRWNLVGVVSWGVGCAQESKPGVYSNVDEMLNWIYTVMEKNQ encoded by the exons ATGCCACTGAATCCTGGGCAGCCAG TTCCTCGACCAGGTCAACGCAGAAAACCCATGACAGACGCAAAGCCTCAGAATGACAAGGCGTCGAAGGCGAGGAAAATATTATTCGGTATTCTCATAGTGGTGTTGATTGTGGGAATACTGGTCGTTGCAGGAATCTTTA TTGCAAAGCTAATTGAAAGCAAATACTACTTCTGCAAAAACTCAGTAAAGTTCATCCCACTCGACAAAGCCTGCGATGGGGAGATCGACTGCTCTGGAGGGGAAGATGAACGTCATTGTTTATCATCATTTACAGCAAACACCACATTTCCAG TGCGCCTCATTTCTGATCAGCGTGTCCTCCAAGTGTACAGCCCTGACTCAGGTTGGAGGACGGTGTGCAATGACGACTGGAGCGAAAAGCACACCCAGACTGCTTGCACACAGCTGGGATACACAAA TTCCCCTACGAGCATCAAAGTTGAAGTTGGCGCTTTGCCATCGCCTCTAAAAACCGGACCGTTCGCTGCAGTCAGGACCGGGAGTGCAAGCACACCCGTACATCAGGCTTCCATTGATCG caGCGTGTGCAGAACTGGATCTGTGGTCTCATTGATGTGCTCAG ACTGTGGAGATGTTGAGAGTAAAGACCGCATTGTTGGGGGTGTAGATGACTTTATAGAGAACTGGCCCTGGCAAGTCAGCCTGCAAGAGCAGGACAGCCACGTGTGTGGAGGCTCACTGGTGTCACCACGTTGGGTTGTCACTGCCGCCCACTGCTTTCCTAA CAATAAAAGAATACCGAGTCGGTGGAGAGTGATGTCTGGAGAGACACACATGACCACATTAGGAGGCTCCTCAGTGGACAGGATCATAATCCATGGACAATATGACAGCTCATTCAACTACGACGTGGCAATGATGAGACTCAGAAGCCCGATCACAGTAGGAG ACAAACGCAAGCCGGCGTGTCTGCCTCCTAAAGACCTGAGCCTCCCAAACAAAGCCCCGGTAGTTGTTACAGGCTGGGGATTGCTGAAAGAAAATG GTAAAGCTGcaactacactgcaaaaggtTAACATCGAGATTATCGATCGAAGTACGTGTTCGAGCCCGGCAGTCTACGGCTCTAGCATAACGCAGAGAATGATCTGTGCTGGCAACTTGAAAGGAGGAGTGGACGCCTGCCAG GGCGATAGCGGGGGCCCTTTGGTGTACTTTTCCTCCTCTCGGTGGAATCTGGTGGGAGTGGTGAGTTGGGGTGTCGGCTGTGCACAGGAAAGCAAACCTGGCGTCTACAGCAACGTAGATGAAATGCTCAACTGGATCTATACAGTCATGGAG aaaaaccAATGA
- the tmprss4a gene encoding transmembrane protease serine 4a isoform X2 has translation MRNSTQQPAESSMPLNPGQPVPRPGQRRKPMTDAKPQNDKASKARKILFGILIVVLIVGILVVAGIFIAKLIESKYYFCKNSVKFIPLDKACDGEIDCSGGEDERHCLSSFTANTTFPVRLISDQRVLQVYSPDSGWRTVCNDDWSEKHTQTACTQLGYTNSPTSIKVEVGALPSPLKTGPFAAVRTGSASTPVHQASIDRSVCRTGSVVSLMCSDCGDVESKDRIVGGVDDFIENWPWQVSLQEQDSHVCGGSLVSPRWVVTAAHCFPNNKRIPSRWRVMSGETHMTTLGGSSVDRIIIHGQYDSSFNYDVAMMRLRSPITVGDKRKPACLPPKDLSLPNKAPVVVTGWGLLKENGKAATTLQKVNIEIIDRSTCSSPAVYGSSITQRMICAGNLKGGVDACQGDSGGPLVYFSSSRWNLVGVVSWGVGCAQESKPGVYSNVDEMLNWIYTVMEKNQ, from the exons AATTCGACTCAGCAGCCAGCAGAAAGCTCCATGCCACTGAATCCTGGGCAGCCAG TTCCTCGACCAGGTCAACGCAGAAAACCCATGACAGACGCAAAGCCTCAGAATGACAAGGCGTCGAAGGCGAGGAAAATATTATTCGGTATTCTCATAGTGGTGTTGATTGTGGGAATACTGGTCGTTGCAGGAATCTTTA TTGCAAAGCTAATTGAAAGCAAATACTACTTCTGCAAAAACTCAGTAAAGTTCATCCCACTCGACAAAGCCTGCGATGGGGAGATCGACTGCTCTGGAGGGGAAGATGAACGTCATTGTTTATCATCATTTACAGCAAACACCACATTTCCAG TGCGCCTCATTTCTGATCAGCGTGTCCTCCAAGTGTACAGCCCTGACTCAGGTTGGAGGACGGTGTGCAATGACGACTGGAGCGAAAAGCACACCCAGACTGCTTGCACACAGCTGGGATACACAAA TTCCCCTACGAGCATCAAAGTTGAAGTTGGCGCTTTGCCATCGCCTCTAAAAACCGGACCGTTCGCTGCAGTCAGGACCGGGAGTGCAAGCACACCCGTACATCAGGCTTCCATTGATCG caGCGTGTGCAGAACTGGATCTGTGGTCTCATTGATGTGCTCAG ACTGTGGAGATGTTGAGAGTAAAGACCGCATTGTTGGGGGTGTAGATGACTTTATAGAGAACTGGCCCTGGCAAGTCAGCCTGCAAGAGCAGGACAGCCACGTGTGTGGAGGCTCACTGGTGTCACCACGTTGGGTTGTCACTGCCGCCCACTGCTTTCCTAA CAATAAAAGAATACCGAGTCGGTGGAGAGTGATGTCTGGAGAGACACACATGACCACATTAGGAGGCTCCTCAGTGGACAGGATCATAATCCATGGACAATATGACAGCTCATTCAACTACGACGTGGCAATGATGAGACTCAGAAGCCCGATCACAGTAGGAG ACAAACGCAAGCCGGCGTGTCTGCCTCCTAAAGACCTGAGCCTCCCAAACAAAGCCCCGGTAGTTGTTACAGGCTGGGGATTGCTGAAAGAAAATG GTAAAGCTGcaactacactgcaaaaggtTAACATCGAGATTATCGATCGAAGTACGTGTTCGAGCCCGGCAGTCTACGGCTCTAGCATAACGCAGAGAATGATCTGTGCTGGCAACTTGAAAGGAGGAGTGGACGCCTGCCAG GGCGATAGCGGGGGCCCTTTGGTGTACTTTTCCTCCTCTCGGTGGAATCTGGTGGGAGTGGTGAGTTGGGGTGTCGGCTGTGCACAGGAAAGCAAACCTGGCGTCTACAGCAACGTAGATGAAATGCTCAACTGGATCTATACAGTCATGGAG aaaaaccAATGA
- the tmprss4a gene encoding transmembrane protease serine 4a isoform X1, producing the protein MKVPPKKRDSFLPCFKNSTQQPAESSMPLNPGQPVPRPGQRRKPMTDAKPQNDKASKARKILFGILIVVLIVGILVVAGIFIAKLIESKYYFCKNSVKFIPLDKACDGEIDCSGGEDERHCLSSFTANTTFPVRLISDQRVLQVYSPDSGWRTVCNDDWSEKHTQTACTQLGYTNSPTSIKVEVGALPSPLKTGPFAAVRTGSASTPVHQASIDRSVCRTGSVVSLMCSDCGDVESKDRIVGGVDDFIENWPWQVSLQEQDSHVCGGSLVSPRWVVTAAHCFPNNKRIPSRWRVMSGETHMTTLGGSSVDRIIIHGQYDSSFNYDVAMMRLRSPITVGDKRKPACLPPKDLSLPNKAPVVVTGWGLLKENGKAATTLQKVNIEIIDRSTCSSPAVYGSSITQRMICAGNLKGGVDACQGDSGGPLVYFSSSRWNLVGVVSWGVGCAQESKPGVYSNVDEMLNWIYTVMEKNQ; encoded by the exons ATGAAGGTGCCACCCAAAAAGAGGGACAGTTTTCTGCCCTGCTTTAAG AATTCGACTCAGCAGCCAGCAGAAAGCTCCATGCCACTGAATCCTGGGCAGCCAG TTCCTCGACCAGGTCAACGCAGAAAACCCATGACAGACGCAAAGCCTCAGAATGACAAGGCGTCGAAGGCGAGGAAAATATTATTCGGTATTCTCATAGTGGTGTTGATTGTGGGAATACTGGTCGTTGCAGGAATCTTTA TTGCAAAGCTAATTGAAAGCAAATACTACTTCTGCAAAAACTCAGTAAAGTTCATCCCACTCGACAAAGCCTGCGATGGGGAGATCGACTGCTCTGGAGGGGAAGATGAACGTCATTGTTTATCATCATTTACAGCAAACACCACATTTCCAG TGCGCCTCATTTCTGATCAGCGTGTCCTCCAAGTGTACAGCCCTGACTCAGGTTGGAGGACGGTGTGCAATGACGACTGGAGCGAAAAGCACACCCAGACTGCTTGCACACAGCTGGGATACACAAA TTCCCCTACGAGCATCAAAGTTGAAGTTGGCGCTTTGCCATCGCCTCTAAAAACCGGACCGTTCGCTGCAGTCAGGACCGGGAGTGCAAGCACACCCGTACATCAGGCTTCCATTGATCG caGCGTGTGCAGAACTGGATCTGTGGTCTCATTGATGTGCTCAG ACTGTGGAGATGTTGAGAGTAAAGACCGCATTGTTGGGGGTGTAGATGACTTTATAGAGAACTGGCCCTGGCAAGTCAGCCTGCAAGAGCAGGACAGCCACGTGTGTGGAGGCTCACTGGTGTCACCACGTTGGGTTGTCACTGCCGCCCACTGCTTTCCTAA CAATAAAAGAATACCGAGTCGGTGGAGAGTGATGTCTGGAGAGACACACATGACCACATTAGGAGGCTCCTCAGTGGACAGGATCATAATCCATGGACAATATGACAGCTCATTCAACTACGACGTGGCAATGATGAGACTCAGAAGCCCGATCACAGTAGGAG ACAAACGCAAGCCGGCGTGTCTGCCTCCTAAAGACCTGAGCCTCCCAAACAAAGCCCCGGTAGTTGTTACAGGCTGGGGATTGCTGAAAGAAAATG GTAAAGCTGcaactacactgcaaaaggtTAACATCGAGATTATCGATCGAAGTACGTGTTCGAGCCCGGCAGTCTACGGCTCTAGCATAACGCAGAGAATGATCTGTGCTGGCAACTTGAAAGGAGGAGTGGACGCCTGCCAG GGCGATAGCGGGGGCCCTTTGGTGTACTTTTCCTCCTCTCGGTGGAATCTGGTGGGAGTGGTGAGTTGGGGTGTCGGCTGTGCACAGGAAAGCAAACCTGGCGTCTACAGCAACGTAGATGAAATGCTCAACTGGATCTATACAGTCATGGAG aaaaaccAATGA